A stretch of the Nicotiana tabacum cultivar K326 chromosome 6, ASM71507v2, whole genome shotgun sequence genome encodes the following:
- the LOC107810357 gene encoding uncharacterized protein LOC107810357 isoform X1 produces the protein MQSTNSSNKKCLKRSRSFPNEMPATDTNVSKPLEDCILFPVEEIVQYPLPGYGSPTCISFSPDDSLVTYLHSPNQTLYRKVFVLDLKSGKQDLFFSPPDGGLDENNLSAEEKLRRERSRERGLGVTRYEWIKASAKRKVIMVPLPAGLYLKDQNAEPELELASTSSSPVLDPHISPDGTRLAYVRDNELHVLNLLYHESKQLTTGADGNVITHGLAEYIAQEEMERKNGYWWSLDSKYIAFTQVDSSGIPLFRIMHQGNSSIGPQAEEDHAYPFAGGANVKVRLGVVPTNGGQITWMDLLCGEKDKENEEEYLGRVNWMHGSILTAQVMNRSHSKLKILKFDIKTGQRNVLLVEEHDTWINLHDCFVPLDKGLNRTNGAFIWASEKTGFRHLYLHDTNGVCLGPITQGDWLVEQVAGVNEVTGLVYFTGTLDGPLESHLYCAKLFPDANSPLQSPLRLTNGRGKHAVVLDHQMQRFIDIHDSLVSPPRISLCSLHDGSLIMHLFDQPVSVPRFRKLHLESPEIIQIQAQDGTALYGQLYKPDPMKFGPPPYRTMIEVYGGPSVQLVCDSWTNTVDMRAQYLRSKGILVWKMDNRGTARRGLLFEGALKYNCGLVDAEDQLTGAEWLLKQGLAKQGHIGLYGWSYGGYLSAMTLARFPEVFKCAVSGAPVTSWAGYDTFYTEKYMGLPSENPSGYRESSVMHHVNKIKGKLLLVHGMIDENVHFRHTARLINALVAAGKTYELLIFPDERHMPRRTRDRIYMEERIWEFIQRNL, from the exons ATGCAATCTACAAATTCAAGTAATAAGAAGTGTTTGAAACGTTCACGATCATTTCCAAACGAAATGCCAGCGACTGATACAAATGTTTCAAAGCCTCTAGAGGATTGCATCCTGTTTCCTGTTGAAGAAATAGTGCAATACCCATTGCCTGGTTATGGTTCACCAACTTGTATAAGTTTTAGTCCGGATGATAGTCTAGTTACATATTTGCATAGTCCAAACCAAACTCTATACAGAAAGGTTTTTGTGTTAGATCTCAAGAGTGGTAAGCAAGATTTGTTCTTCAGTCCACCAGATGGTGGGCTCGATGAGAATAACTTATCTGCAGAAGAGAAGCTTAGAAGGGAAAGGTCAAGGGAGCGTGGTTTAGGGGTAACACGATATGAATGGATTAAGGCAAGCGCTAAACGAAAGGTCATTATGGTGCCGTTGCCTGCGGGG TTATACTTAAAGGATCAGAATGCAGAGCCAGAACTTGAGCTAGCAAGTACATCCTCCTCACCGGTCTTGGATCCGCATATTTCACCTGATGGTACCAGGCTTGCCTATGTGAGAGATAATGAGTTGCATGTGTTAAACCTTCTGTACCATGAATCTAAGCAGTTAACAACAGGTGCCGATGGCAATGTTATA ACACATGGTCTTGCTGAATACATTGCACAG gagGAGATGGAACGGAAAAATGGGTACTGGTGGTCGCTTGACAGCAAATATATAGCATTCACACAGGTTGATTCATCTGGTATACCTCTATTCAGAATTATGCATCAAGGTAATAGTTCCATTGGTCCTCAGGCGGAGGAAGACCATGCTTACCCTTTTGCCGGAGGGGCAAATGTCAAAGTTCGCCTGGGAGTGGTTCCAACTAATGGAGGTCAAATAACTTGGATGGATCTTCTGTGTGGTGAAAAGGACAAAGAAAACGAGGAGGAATATTTGGGCAGAGTGAATTGGATGCATGGAAGTATTCTGACTGCACAGGTCATGAATCGATCACATTCCAAactgaaaattcttaagtttgataTCAAGACGGGGCAAAGGAATGTATTATTGGTTGAAGAACATGATACATGGATCAATCTTCACGATTGTTTTGTACCTTTGGACAAAGGACTCAACAGAACTAATGGTGCATTTATTTGGGCTAGCGAGAAAACAGGGTTCAGACATTTGTATCTCCATGACACAAATGGAGTGTGTTTGGGACCTATAACACAAGGTGATTGGCTGGTTGAACAAGTTGCTGGTGTAAATGAAGTTACTGGCCTTGTATATTTTACAGGAACATTAGATGGGCCTTTGGAATCTCACCTTTACTGTGCTAAATTGTTCCCAGATGCTAACAGTCCATTGCAGTCCCCTTTGAGATTGACTAATGGACGTGGCAAGCATGCTGTTGTGCTTGATCACCAAATGCAAAGATTCATAGATATCCATGATTCCTTGGTCTCACCACCCAGAATTTCACTCTGCTCCTTGCATGACGGAAGCTTAATTATGCATCTATTTGATCAACCAGTCAGTGTTCCACGGTTCAGAAAACTCCATCTTGAATCTCCAGAAATAATTCAGATACAGGCCCAGGATGGAACTGCTTTATATGGGCAATTATACAAGCCGGATCCAATGAAGTTTGGACCTCCTCCATACAGAACTATGATTGAAGTCTATGGTGGTCCAAGTGTACAGCTTGTGTGCGACTCGTGGACGAACACTGTCGACATGAGAGCTCAGTATCTAAGAAGCAAAGGCATCTTAGTTTGGAAG ATGGACAATAGAGGCACTGCTCGACGAGGACTCTTGTTCGAGGGTGCACTCAAATATAACTGTGGCCTCGTTGATGCTGAGGATCAACTGACAGGAGCTGAGTGGCTCCTGAAACAAGGGCTCGCAAAACAAGGCCACATCGGATTGTATGGATGGAGCTACGGTGGGTATCTCTCAGCTATGACATTGGCAAGGTTTCCTGAGGTATTCAAATGTGCTGTGTCTGGTGCCCCTGTAACATCGTGGGCCGGATATGATACATTTTACACAGAAAAGTATATGGGCCTACCATCCGAAAATCCATCAGGCTATCGAGAGAGCTCTGTAATGCACCATGTAAACAAGATCAAAGGGAAGCTGTTACTCGTGCATGGCATGATTGATGAAAATGTGCATTTTAGGCACACGGCTAGGCTTATTAATGCGCTCGTGGCAGCCGGAAAGACTTATGAGTTGTTAATATTCCCGGATGAGCGTCACATGCCTCGGAGAACGAGAGACCGTATATACATGGAAGAGAGAATTTGGGAATTCATTCAGAGGAACTTGTGA
- the LOC107810357 gene encoding uncharacterized protein LOC107810357 isoform X2, with product MQSTNSSNKKCLKRSRSFPNEMPATDTNVSKPLEDCILFPVEEIVQYPLPGYGSPTCISFSPDDSLVTYLHSPNQTLYRKVFVLDLKSGKQDLFFSPPDGGLDENNLSAEEKLRRERSRERGLGVTRYEWIKASAKRKVIMVPLPAGLYLKDQNAEPELELASTSSSPVLDPHISPDGTRLAYVRDNELHVLNLLYHESKQLTTGADGNVITHGLAEYIAQEEMERKNGYWWSLDSKYIAFTQVDSSGIPLFRIMHQGNSSIGPQAEEDHAYPFAGGANVKVRLGVVPTNGGQITWMDLLCGEKDKENEEEYLGRVNWMHGSILTAQVMNRSHSKLKILKFDIKTGQRNVLLVEEHDTWINLHDCFVPLDKGLNRTNGAFIWASEKTGFRHLYLHDTNGVCLGPITQGDWLVEQVAGVNEVTGLVYFTGTLDGPLESHLYCAKLFPDANSPLQSPLRLTNGRGKHAVVLDHQMQRFIDIHDSLVSPPRISLCSLHDGSLIMHLFDQPVSVPRFRKLHLESPEIIQIQAQDGTALYGQLYKPDPMKFGPPPYRTMIEVYGGPSVQLVCDSWTNTVDMRAQYLRSKGILVWKLFTDGQ from the exons ATGCAATCTACAAATTCAAGTAATAAGAAGTGTTTGAAACGTTCACGATCATTTCCAAACGAAATGCCAGCGACTGATACAAATGTTTCAAAGCCTCTAGAGGATTGCATCCTGTTTCCTGTTGAAGAAATAGTGCAATACCCATTGCCTGGTTATGGTTCACCAACTTGTATAAGTTTTAGTCCGGATGATAGTCTAGTTACATATTTGCATAGTCCAAACCAAACTCTATACAGAAAGGTTTTTGTGTTAGATCTCAAGAGTGGTAAGCAAGATTTGTTCTTCAGTCCACCAGATGGTGGGCTCGATGAGAATAACTTATCTGCAGAAGAGAAGCTTAGAAGGGAAAGGTCAAGGGAGCGTGGTTTAGGGGTAACACGATATGAATGGATTAAGGCAAGCGCTAAACGAAAGGTCATTATGGTGCCGTTGCCTGCGGGG TTATACTTAAAGGATCAGAATGCAGAGCCAGAACTTGAGCTAGCAAGTACATCCTCCTCACCGGTCTTGGATCCGCATATTTCACCTGATGGTACCAGGCTTGCCTATGTGAGAGATAATGAGTTGCATGTGTTAAACCTTCTGTACCATGAATCTAAGCAGTTAACAACAGGTGCCGATGGCAATGTTATA ACACATGGTCTTGCTGAATACATTGCACAG gagGAGATGGAACGGAAAAATGGGTACTGGTGGTCGCTTGACAGCAAATATATAGCATTCACACAGGTTGATTCATCTGGTATACCTCTATTCAGAATTATGCATCAAGGTAATAGTTCCATTGGTCCTCAGGCGGAGGAAGACCATGCTTACCCTTTTGCCGGAGGGGCAAATGTCAAAGTTCGCCTGGGAGTGGTTCCAACTAATGGAGGTCAAATAACTTGGATGGATCTTCTGTGTGGTGAAAAGGACAAAGAAAACGAGGAGGAATATTTGGGCAGAGTGAATTGGATGCATGGAAGTATTCTGACTGCACAGGTCATGAATCGATCACATTCCAAactgaaaattcttaagtttgataTCAAGACGGGGCAAAGGAATGTATTATTGGTTGAAGAACATGATACATGGATCAATCTTCACGATTGTTTTGTACCTTTGGACAAAGGACTCAACAGAACTAATGGTGCATTTATTTGGGCTAGCGAGAAAACAGGGTTCAGACATTTGTATCTCCATGACACAAATGGAGTGTGTTTGGGACCTATAACACAAGGTGATTGGCTGGTTGAACAAGTTGCTGGTGTAAATGAAGTTACTGGCCTTGTATATTTTACAGGAACATTAGATGGGCCTTTGGAATCTCACCTTTACTGTGCTAAATTGTTCCCAGATGCTAACAGTCCATTGCAGTCCCCTTTGAGATTGACTAATGGACGTGGCAAGCATGCTGTTGTGCTTGATCACCAAATGCAAAGATTCATAGATATCCATGATTCCTTGGTCTCACCACCCAGAATTTCACTCTGCTCCTTGCATGACGGAAGCTTAATTATGCATCTATTTGATCAACCAGTCAGTGTTCCACGGTTCAGAAAACTCCATCTTGAATCTCCAGAAATAATTCAGATACAGGCCCAGGATGGAACTGCTTTATATGGGCAATTATACAAGCCGGATCCAATGAAGTTTGGACCTCCTCCATACAGAACTATGATTGAAGTCTATGGTGGTCCAAGTGTACAGCTTGTGTGCGACTCGTGGACGAACACTGTCGACATGAGAGCTCAGTATCTAAGAAGCAAAGGCATCTTAGTTTGGAAG CTTTTTACAGATGGACAATAG